One Ostrea edulis chromosome 2, xbOstEdul1.1, whole genome shotgun sequence genomic region harbors:
- the LOC130052371 gene encoding uncharacterized protein LOC130052371, with protein sequence MFRLLFLSLLPFVSGEYISGHRLDALNLQTFKDIGARSCCKECAAHGGCHSVNYNVQTFSCELTYHVAELKAKTANADYIYMDKSYCDSLVASCSNFCNLTCTTNQKCVLLNTNQPMCIATGCDHPSSIPGITPRDVGMNIGSVYWFDCTTPTPSKQKFTCDASGQWIPTFSECRECLVSS encoded by the exons ATGTTTCGTCTCCTTTTTTTGTCATTGTTGCCATTCGTCTCTGGTGAATATATTTCCGGTCATCGTTTGGATGCCCTGAACTTACAGACTTTCAAGGACATAGGAGCACGGTCTTGTTGCAAAGAATGTGCAGCTCACGGAGGCTGTCATTCTGTGAATTACAATGTTCAGACTTTTTCTTGTGAGTTGACTTATCACGTCGCTGAATTGAAAGCAAAGACTGCGAACGCTGACTATATCTATATGGACAAATCCTACTGCGATTCATTGGTTGCTTCTTGCTCG aatttttgtAACCTTACGTGTACGACAAATCAAAAATGCGTTCTTCTCAACACCAATCAACCTATGTGTATAGCCACAG GATGTGACCATCCTAGTTCTATACCAGGCATTACTCCTAGGGACGTGGGAATGAATATTGGCAGTGTGTATTGGTTTGATTGCACGACACCTACGCCCAGCAAACAGAAATTTACATGTGATGCAAGTGGACAATGGATACCAACATTCAGCGAATGCCGTGAGTGTTTAGTGTCTTCATGA